In Pseudomonas sp. PDNC002, the DNA window CTACATCCAGGAGCGCCCACGCGACCACGGCGGCACCGGCAACAACTTCGAACTGACCGAGCGCGGCAACGAACTGCTCACGCTGATCAGCCGAGGCTTCCCCGATCACCTGGTATTCCGCCAGTTGCTCGACGAAAAAGGCGAAGCCGCGCTGATGCCGGAAACCTTCGACGCACTCGCCGAACGCGCCACGCGCGACCGCGTGAACGACCGCCCGGAGCGCTGATCGGCGCGCAGCCCGCCCGGCCTCCGCGCCGGGCTCAGGCCTTGGCGGGAAGCTCCATCACCATCTCGTGCCAGGCCATGCCGCCATGGTCGGACTCGGACGGCTTCACGTAGCGATACCCCATGCGCTCGTAGAGCGGGACATGGCGGTCCTTGCACATCAGGTGGATGGTGCGCTTGTGCATGTCCACCATTCGCTCGACGAAGGTGCGCATGAGCAGCGAGGCGAAGCCCTTGCCTTGCTGCGCAGGATCGATCACCACCGACATGATCACCACGTTCGGCGCAGCCGCATCGTGGCCGACCAGCTCCTTGAACGCCTCGTCGGACATCACCACCTCGAAGGCGCAGCCACCATTGATGAAACCGATCACCTGGCCGTCCAGCTCCATGATCAGGAAGCCTTCCGGGTATTGCGCGATGCGCGTGGCGATCTTCTCGCGGGTCGCCGCTTCGTCGCCTTCATAGGCGATGGTTTCGATCTCGAAGCAGCGGTCGGTGTCGGCGGGAGTGGCGGTGCGGAAGGTCGGGGCAGTCATCGGAGCAGTCCTGGCAGAGCGAAACAGGACGGCATGGTAAAGAAAAACCAACCCTCCCGTCCCGGCGCCCTGCCCTGCGGCTGGCGCGCGATCACCTTGACCTCGAAATCGAAGTCGTACCCCGCTGAACTGGAAAACGGCCACCACCGCATCGTCGGCTCCCTCTGGGCGTGCAGCGGCAGACCCCTGTCTGCGCCATGCGCCGCGCGACGAGAGCTTCGCGTGCTGGGCCACCCGGTGCTGACGATGGACGATGGACGATGGACGATGGAAACACCGTCTGATCCCGCGCTATCGTCCGACAAGGCTTGCTCTTTACATATGGATATCCGTATATTTGATTATCCATATATGAAGAGTCATCGCGATGATCACCCCGCCCGAAGTCTTCAAGAGCCTGTCCGACGAGACCCGCGCCCGCGCCACCCTGCTGATCGCCAGCCTGGGCGAACTGTGCGTCTGCGAACTGATGTGCGCCCTGGACGACAGCCAGCCGAAGATCAGCCGGCATCTGGCCCAGTTGCGCGGCAGCGGACTGCTGCTGGATCGCCGCCAGGGCCAATGGGTGTACTACCGCCTCAACCCGGACCTGCCCGACTGGGTGCATGGAATGCTCCAGGTGACGCTGCAGGCCAATGCCGACTGGCTACAGGACAACACCGTCCGCCTGCACAACATGGATGGCCGTCCGGTACGCGACGACGCCTGCTGCTAAGTCACCTTGAGCGAGTTCCCCATGCTGGTCGCCGTCGCGGTATTCGTTTTCACCCTCATCCTCGTCATCTGGCAGCCCAAAGGCCTCGGCGTCGGCTGGAGCGCAGCCTTCGGCGCGATCATCGCGCTGGCCGCGGGCGCGGTTTCCCTGCACGACATCCCGACCGTCTGGGCCATCGTGTGGAACGCCACCGCCACCTTCATCGCCGTCATCATCATCAGCCTGCTGCTGGATGAGGCCGGCTTCTTCGAATGGGCCGCCCTGCATGTCGCCCGCTGGGCGCGCGGCAGCGGCTACCGCCTGTTCGCCTTCTGCATCCTGCTGGGTGCCGCCGTCTCGGCGTTGTTCGCCAACGACGGCGCGGCACTGATCCTCACGCCCATCGTCATGTCGATGCTGCTCGCGCTGCGCTTCTCCCCTGCCGCGACCCTGGCCTTCGTCATGGCCGCCGGCTTCATCGCCGACACGGCGAGCCTGCCGCTGGTGGTCTCCAACCTGGTGAACATCGTCTCGGCAGACTACTTCGGCCTGGGTTTCGCCGAGTACGCCTCGGTGATGCTGCCGGTGAACCTCGCCAGCGTCGCGGCCACCCTGCTCGTGCTGTTCCTGTTCTTTCGCCGTGACCTGCCGCGCCACTACGCACTCGACGCACTGAAGGAGCCGAAGGCTGCAATCCACGACCGCGCCACCTTCATCGTCGGCTGGTGGACGCTGCTGCTTCTGCTGATCGGCCTGTTCGCCCTGGAACCTCTGGGCATCCCCATCAGCGCGGTGGCGGCGACCTGTGCGGCCATCCTGTTTGCCGTCGCCGCCCGTGGGCAGCGTATCTCCACCCGACGCGTACTGCGCGAGGCGCCGTGGCAGGTGGTG includes these proteins:
- a CDS encoding transcriptional regulator; this encodes MSYDWDLIERLLLRAQECADEPYKARECGEEVAEQHRLQGEPLDESVDHLKKVAGDLEGDLFANGYIQERPRDHGGTGNNFELTERGNELLTLISRGFPDHLVFRQLLDEKGEAALMPETFDALAERATRDRVNDRPER
- a CDS encoding metalloregulator ArsR/SmtB family transcription factor → MITPPEVFKSLSDETRARATLLIASLGELCVCELMCALDDSQPKISRHLAQLRGSGLLLDRRQGQWVYYRLNPDLPDWVHGMLQVTLQANADWLQDNTVRLHNMDGRPVRDDACC
- a CDS encoding GNAT family N-acetyltransferase; translation: MTAPTFRTATPADTDRCFEIETIAYEGDEAATREKIATRIAQYPEGFLIMELDGQVIGFINGGCAFEVVMSDEAFKELVGHDAAAPNVVIMSVVIDPAQQGKGFASLLMRTFVERMVDMHKRTIHLMCKDRHVPLYERMGYRYVKPSESDHGGMAWHEMVMELPAKA
- a CDS encoding arsenic transporter; this encodes MLVAVAVFVFTLILVIWQPKGLGVGWSAAFGAIIALAAGAVSLHDIPTVWAIVWNATATFIAVIIISLLLDEAGFFEWAALHVARWARGSGYRLFAFCILLGAAVSALFANDGAALILTPIVMSMLLALRFSPAATLAFVMAAGFIADTASLPLVVSNLVNIVSADYFGLGFAEYASVMLPVNLASVAATLLVLFLFFRRDLPRHYALDALKEPKAAIHDRATFIVGWWTLLLLLIGLFALEPLGIPISAVAATCAAILFAVAARGQRISTRRVLREAPWQVVVFSLGMYLVVYGLKNAGLTDVLTHLLDWLAERGLWSAAIGTGLLSALLSSVMNNMPSVLIGALSIQASGAEGLVREAMIYANVIGCDLGPKITPIGSLATLLWLHVLERKGMRITWGYYFRVGILLTLPVLLITLSALALRLSL